Proteins co-encoded in one Ponticoccus alexandrii genomic window:
- a CDS encoding GntR family transcriptional regulator, which produces MIQRHSSQGLLTDRASRSAPEAVYEDLRARILHFDLAPDRVLSRADLAAEYGVSLTPIREALQALEQDGLVRIRPQSGTVVTRIDQSELEQAHFLRVAAETEVVRRLAEDPDPALLRRVRSLLSLQEVLVGDTEQMDMFSELDRSFHRTLFEAAGVEKIHHMVARRMGHLMRCQRLELPERGKMQSIVAAHRAVVEAIAAGDCDAATAAMRSHLAGTITRLEHLRDAFPACFTETGES; this is translated from the coding sequence ATGATCCAACGCCATTCCTCTCAAGGCCTGCTGACCGACCGGGCCTCTCGCTCTGCCCCAGAGGCTGTCTACGAGGATTTGCGCGCCCGCATCCTGCACTTTGATCTTGCGCCCGACCGTGTGCTGAGCCGGGCCGATCTGGCGGCGGAATATGGCGTCAGCCTGACCCCGATCCGCGAGGCACTTCAGGCGCTGGAGCAGGACGGACTGGTCCGTATCCGTCCGCAATCCGGTACCGTGGTCACGCGCATCGACCAGTCAGAACTGGAGCAGGCGCATTTCCTGCGCGTCGCGGCGGAAACAGAGGTGGTCCGCCGTCTTGCCGAAGACCCGGATCCGGCCCTGCTGCGCCGCGTCCGCAGCCTGTTGTCGCTGCAAGAGGTTCTGGTGGGCGACACCGAACAGATGGACATGTTCTCGGAGCTCGACCGCAGCTTTCACCGCACCCTTTTCGAGGCGGCGGGGGTCGAGAAGATTCACCACATGGTTGCCCGGCGCATGGGGCACCTGATGCGCTGCCAGCGGCTGGAACTGCCGGAGCGCGGCAAAATGCAGAGCATCGTTGCCGCGCATCGGGCCGTGGTCGAGGCTATCGCCGCAGGTGATTGCGATGCAGCCACGGCGGCCATGCGCAGCCATCTGGCAGGGACGATCACCCGGCTCGAACATCTGCGCGACGCCTTTCCGGCCTGTTTTACAGAGACCGGCGAGTCCTGA
- a CDS encoding TRAP transporter substrate-binding protein: MTFKMMAATSALALTVGITGSQADAADRVLKIQTSSNASHASLAYLNEEWVPKLETMTNGAIGVELLPIDAVVPRRETPEAISVGILDGDLTSINYFAGIDPAFALMGDLIAGYDSADQIQAFCAQGGGKEILQKLYDEHFEGVHVVGCGAYAREAFVSKVPVRGVGDLKGLKIRSPEGLAADVFKRAGAAPVSMSGSETYGALEKGVIDAADNSAYANNDANGMHKVAKYPIFPGIHSTPILQFTVSEAAWDEIGEANQVALETWYLAAYNGLRQHLDRLDRQLVARDKAEGEVEVIDWPQEERDAMRAIAEEAWADFASQSDLAKEVYDAHISFMKEAGLF, from the coding sequence ATGACTTTCAAGATGATGGCGGCCACGTCTGCCTTGGCTCTCACGGTTGGAATCACCGGATCGCAGGCCGATGCAGCGGACCGCGTGCTGAAGATCCAGACCTCTTCGAACGCCAGCCACGCCTCGCTCGCCTATCTGAATGAAGAGTGGGTGCCCAAGCTTGAGACAATGACCAACGGCGCAATCGGGGTCGAACTTCTGCCGATCGACGCGGTGGTGCCGCGCCGCGAGACCCCAGAGGCAATCTCGGTGGGCATTCTCGACGGCGACCTGACCTCGATCAACTATTTCGCGGGCATCGACCCGGCCTTCGCGCTGATGGGCGACCTGATCGCGGGCTACGACAGCGCCGACCAGATTCAGGCTTTCTGCGCGCAGGGTGGCGGCAAGGAGATCCTGCAAAAGCTCTACGACGAGCACTTCGAAGGCGTCCATGTCGTCGGTTGCGGCGCCTACGCCCGCGAAGCCTTCGTGTCCAAGGTGCCGGTGCGCGGTGTTGGCGACCTGAAGGGCCTCAAGATCCGTTCGCCCGAAGGTCTCGCCGCCGACGTCTTCAAACGCGCTGGCGCGGCGCCCGTGTCGATGTCCGGCTCTGAAACCTACGGTGCGCTGGAGAAGGGCGTGATCGACGCCGCCGACAACTCGGCCTATGCCAACAACGACGCCAACGGCATGCACAAGGTCGCCAAGTACCCGATCTTTCCGGGCATCCACTCGACCCCGATCCTGCAGTTCACTGTCTCCGAAGCGGCATGGGACGAGATCGGTGAAGCCAACCAGGTCGCGCTCGAAACCTGGTATCTGGCCGCCTACAACGGGCTGCGCCAGCATCTCGACCGGCTCGACCGCCAGCTTGTCGCCCGCGACAAGGCCGAAGGAGAGGTCGAGGTCATCGACTGGCCTCAGGAAGAGCGTGACGCGATGCGCGCCATCGCCGAAGAGGCTTGGGCCGATTTCGCCTCGCAGTCCGACCTCGCGAAAGAAGTCTACGACGCGCACATCTCCTTCATGAAGGAAGCGGGCCTCTTCTAA
- a CDS encoding TRAP transporter large permease subunit: protein MATEYQSKLDETEIEIGAQDPDHDEVQVAMRDYTPVDHFSHITGIGISVFYIVAAIATLIEVFSRYALNAPTFWAFETVMVTVAAAWMLSAGYVTLKQRHIAITVIHGITPPRTRWWLDLFAMVVGVIALYMLLTDAPIRAYVSVERIEKSGSAFNSPLPMMMKSLMVIGAFMYLAQLMVNLHRHVTSGAAKLIVKLVAAYFVLYFVSAFLSEVFGFAPAEAFSGFISDVGKAMDPSKALNMREMGLGTVSLIMVVLLIALMMTGMPLGIVTLIVSVIMAVAFFGPRGLFLVSSNAVGLLEHYSLVAVPFFVLMASILERAGIAEDLFDAMSVFAGNLRGGVAIQTTVVAVILAAMSGVMGGEIVMLGLVALPQLFRLGYDRKLSIGLICAAGALATLIPPSIIMIVYGLSAEVGIGDLFMAGAIPGIMLAVFYAGYVVIRVNLNPRLAPTAAEVAQMTGRDSKLTKDRLIAVVLCIILIGAVMGSIYGGVASVTEAAAVGCVGAVFVAAVRNQFRWDVMSAAMLGTMTTVGTIIWLVLGAVSFVGIFNLVGGGDFMRSLFLDLGLSAMGTVLVMMLILMILGTFMEWIAIVLITVPVFAPVVMTLAPELGLTEDQAKIWFGILFVMNIQIYFLSPPFGPACFWLKSVAPKDVTLQEIFISVLPFIALQIIGLVLVMIFPQIALFLPELLN, encoded by the coding sequence ATGGCTACCGAGTATCAGAGCAAACTTGACGAGACCGAGATCGAGATCGGGGCGCAGGATCCCGACCATGACGAGGTACAGGTCGCCATGCGCGACTATACCCCCGTCGACCATTTCAGCCATATCACCGGCATCGGCATTTCCGTCTTCTACATCGTCGCGGCCATCGCCACGCTGATCGAGGTCTTCTCGCGCTACGCGTTGAACGCGCCCACCTTCTGGGCCTTCGAGACGGTCATGGTCACCGTCGCCGCCGCATGGATGCTGTCGGCGGGCTATGTCACGCTGAAGCAACGCCATATCGCGATCACCGTCATTCACGGCATCACCCCCCCCCGCACGCGCTGGTGGCTGGACCTCTTTGCCATGGTCGTCGGGGTCATCGCCCTTTACATGCTGCTGACCGACGCGCCGATCCGCGCCTATGTCAGCGTCGAGCGGATCGAGAAATCCGGCTCCGCCTTCAACTCTCCGCTGCCGATGATGATGAAGTCGCTGATGGTCATCGGCGCCTTCATGTACCTCGCGCAGCTGATGGTGAACCTGCACCGGCACGTCACCAGCGGGGCCGCAAAGCTGATCGTGAAGCTGGTTGCGGCCTATTTCGTGCTCTACTTCGTCTCGGCCTTCCTGTCCGAGGTCTTCGGTTTCGCGCCGGCAGAAGCCTTCTCGGGCTTCATCAGCGACGTCGGCAAGGCGATGGATCCGTCCAAGGCGCTGAACATGCGCGAGATGGGGCTGGGCACCGTCTCGCTGATCATGGTGGTGCTGCTGATCGCGCTGATGATGACCGGCATGCCGCTGGGCATCGTCACGCTGATCGTCTCCGTCATCATGGCGGTGGCCTTCTTCGGGCCGCGCGGGCTGTTCCTCGTGTCGTCCAACGCCGTGGGCCTTCTGGAGCACTACAGCCTCGTCGCCGTGCCGTTCTTCGTCCTCATGGCCTCGATCCTCGAACGCGCGGGCATCGCCGAAGACCTCTTCGACGCGATGTCGGTCTTCGCGGGCAACCTGCGCGGCGGCGTGGCGATCCAGACGACGGTTGTCGCCGTCATCCTCGCCGCCATGTCCGGCGTCATGGGCGGCGAGATCGTGATGCTGGGCCTCGTCGCCCTGCCCCAGCTCTTCCGGCTGGGCTACGACCGCAAGCTGTCCATCGGCCTGATCTGCGCCGCCGGCGCCTTGGCGACGCTGATCCCGCCCTCGATCATCATGATCGTCTACGGTCTGTCGGCCGAGGTCGGCATTGGTGACCTTTTCATGGCGGGCGCCATTCCCGGCATCATGCTGGCGGTCTTCTACGCGGGCTACGTGGTGATCCGCGTGAACCTGAACCCCAGGCTGGCCCCCACCGCCGCAGAGGTCGCGCAGATGACCGGTCGCGACAGCAAGCTGACCAAGGACCGGCTGATCGCCGTGGTGCTCTGCATCATCCTGATCGGCGCGGTCATGGGCTCGATCTACGGCGGGGTCGCCTCTGTGACCGAGGCCGCCGCCGTGGGCTGCGTCGGCGCGGTCTTCGTCGCCGCCGTGCGCAACCAGTTCCGGTGGGACGTGATGTCGGCGGCCATGCTCGGCACCATGACCACCGTGGGCACGATCATCTGGCTGGTGCTGGGCGCGGTCAGCTTCGTCGGCATCTTCAACCTCGTCGGCGGCGGGGACTTCATGCGCTCGCTCTTCCTCGACCTCGGGCTTTCGGCCATGGGGACGGTGCTGGTGATGATGCTGATCCTGATGATCCTCGGCACCTTCATGGAATGGATCGCCATCGTCCTGATCACAGTGCCGGTCTTTGCGCCGGTGGTCATGACGCTGGCCCCGGAACTGGGGCTGACCGAGGATCAGGCCAAGATCTGGTTCGGCATCCTCTTCGTCATGAACATCCAGATCTACTTCCTCTCGCCACCCTTCGGCCCGGCCTGCTTCTGGCTGAAGTCGGTGGCGCCCAAAGACGTGACGCTGCAGGAAATCTTCATCTCTGTCCTGCCCTTCATCGCGCTTCAGATCATCGGTCTGGTGCTGGTAATGATCTTCCCGCAGATCGCGCTCTTCCTGCCCGAACTGCTGAACTGA
- the araD gene encoding L-arabinonate dehydratase, giving the protein MTDRKRPEDLRSARWFAPDDLRSMGHRSRAMQMGLDGADWEGKPVIAVINTWSDLSPCHHHLRDRAEFVKKGVYQAGGMPVEMPVHSFSEQFLKPTSMLYRNMGALEVEETLRSHPIDGVVLLGGCDKSTPALVMGAVSMGLPFIFLPAGAMLRGNYAGEKLGSGTDVWKYWDERRAGTIGKEQWDGVQGGIARSYGTCMTMGTASTMMSIAEGWGLTLPGASSIPAPDAGHKRMSAACGRRIVDMVWEDLTPDKIMTWESTKNAVTVAMATGCSTNAIIHLIAMARRAGVPLTLEHLDEIGHTTPVLANLRPSGKEYLMEDFFYAGGLPALMKELGGKLDLSVTTVTGRSLGEDIEGAQNYNDDVIRPLSNPVYHEGSLAVLKGNLAPDGAVIKPAAMDAKFQKHSGPAIVADSYAQLKEIINDENYPMTPDSVMVLRNAGPQGGPGMPEWGMIPMPKALLKQGYRDMLRLSDARMSGTSYGACILHVAPEAFVGGPLALIQTGDIIEIDVPNRTLNVRLSDEELAKRRETWVQPEPRFERGYGYMFSKHVEQADKGCDFDFLRTEFGAPVPEPEIN; this is encoded by the coding sequence ATGACCGACCGCAAACGCCCCGAAGACCTCCGCTCTGCCCGCTGGTTCGCGCCGGACGACCTGCGCTCCATGGGCCACCGTTCCCGCGCCATGCAAATGGGGCTCGACGGTGCCGACTGGGAGGGCAAACCGGTGATCGCCGTGATCAACACATGGTCCGACCTGTCGCCCTGCCACCACCACCTGCGCGACCGCGCCGAATTCGTGAAAAAGGGCGTCTATCAGGCGGGCGGCATGCCGGTCGAGATGCCGGTGCATTCCTTCAGCGAGCAGTTCCTGAAGCCCACCTCGATGCTCTACCGCAACATGGGCGCGCTCGAGGTCGAAGAGACGCTGCGCAGCCATCCCATCGACGGGGTCGTGCTGCTGGGCGGCTGCGACAAGTCCACGCCCGCGCTGGTCATGGGCGCGGTCAGCATGGGGCTGCCCTTCATCTTCCTGCCTGCGGGCGCGATGCTGCGCGGCAATTACGCGGGTGAAAAGCTGGGGTCCGGCACCGACGTGTGGAAATACTGGGACGAGCGCCGCGCCGGCACCATTGGCAAGGAGCAGTGGGACGGCGTGCAGGGCGGCATCGCGCGCAGCTATGGCACCTGCATGACCATGGGCACCGCCTCGACCATGATGTCCATCGCAGAGGGCTGGGGCCTGACCCTGCCCGGCGCCTCGTCGATCCCCGCGCCCGACGCGGGACACAAGCGCATGTCGGCGGCCTGCGGGCGGCGCATCGTCGACATGGTCTGGGAGGATCTGACCCCCGACAAGATCATGACGTGGGAGTCGACGAAGAACGCCGTCACCGTCGCCATGGCGACGGGCTGTTCGACCAACGCGATCATCCACCTGATCGCCATGGCGCGACGTGCGGGCGTTCCACTGACGCTGGAACACCTCGACGAGATCGGCCACACGACGCCGGTGCTGGCCAACCTGCGGCCCTCGGGCAAGGAATACCTGATGGAGGATTTCTTCTACGCCGGTGGCCTGCCCGCGCTGATGAAGGAGCTGGGCGGCAAGCTGGACCTCTCCGTGACCACCGTCACCGGGCGCAGCCTTGGCGAGGACATCGAGGGCGCGCAGAACTACAACGACGACGTGATCCGGCCGCTGTCGAACCCGGTCTACCACGAAGGCTCGCTGGCGGTGCTGAAGGGCAACCTTGCCCCGGACGGCGCGGTGATCAAGCCCGCCGCCATGGACGCCAAGTTCCAGAAGCATTCCGGCCCCGCCATCGTCGCCGACAGCTATGCGCAGTTGAAAGAGATCATCAACGACGAGAACTATCCCATGACACCCGACAGCGTGATGGTGCTGCGCAATGCCGGGCCGCAGGGGGGGCCGGGGATGCCGGAATGGGGTATGATCCCGATGCCCAAGGCGCTGCTGAAACAGGGCTACCGCGACATGCTGCGCCTGTCGGATGCGCGCATGTCCGGCACCTCTTACGGGGCCTGCATCCTGCACGTCGCGCCCGAAGCCTTCGTCGGCGGCCCGCTGGCGCTGATCCAGACCGGCGACATTATCGAGATCGACGTGCCGAACCGGACCCTGAACGTCCGCCTCTCGGACGAGGAACTGGCCAAGCGCCGCGAGACATGGGTGCAGCCGGAACCGCGCTTCGAACGAGGTTACGGCTACATGTTCTCGAAGCATGTGGAGCAGGCGGACAAGGGCTGCGACTTCGACTTCCTGCGGACCGAGTTCGGCGCCCCGGTGCCGGAGCCCGAGATCAACTGA
- a CDS encoding dihydrodipicolinate synthase family protein — MTHDLSRALTGVSGILATPFDETGEIAPDLQRAIVDRAVDAGVHVLTANGNTGEFYSLTLDEAMAMVHASGAHIDDRVPMVAGVGRGVRDAQALAEASGLAGASALMIHQPPDPFVAPRGLVHYVEAVREAGDGLPLILYLRNDAIGTEAIRALCEVGGVVGVKWATPNPMKLKAAMAACPDHITWTGGLAEVWAPAFYAVGARGFTSGLINVWPERSVAINTALEGGDYDEARALIAEMQVFEDIRAEEQGGANVPGVKAALQLMGEDCGAARPPAAWPLSDGQMRRLTAFMTEAGLIS; from the coding sequence ATGACGCATGACCTCTCGCGCGCCCTGACCGGCGTGTCCGGCATCCTCGCCACCCCCTTCGACGAGACCGGAGAGATCGCGCCCGATCTGCAACGCGCCATCGTCGACCGCGCCGTGGACGCGGGCGTGCATGTGCTGACCGCGAACGGCAACACCGGAGAGTTCTACTCCCTGACGCTGGACGAGGCGATGGCCATGGTCCACGCCTCGGGCGCGCATATCGACGATCGCGTGCCCATGGTGGCGGGCGTGGGACGGGGCGTGCGGGACGCGCAGGCGCTGGCAGAGGCCTCGGGCCTCGCCGGGGCCTCGGCGCTGATGATCCACCAGCCGCCCGACCCCTTCGTGGCGCCGCGCGGGCTGGTCCACTATGTCGAGGCGGTGCGCGAGGCGGGCGACGGCCTGCCGCTGATCCTTTACTTGCGCAACGACGCCATCGGCACCGAGGCCATCCGCGCGCTCTGCGAGGTCGGGGGGGTCGTGGGCGTCAAATGGGCCACGCCCAACCCGATGAAGCTGAAGGCCGCCATGGCCGCCTGCCCCGATCACATCACATGGACCGGCGGTCTGGCAGAGGTCTGGGCCCCCGCCTTCTACGCCGTGGGCGCGCGGGGCTTCACCTCTGGCCTGATCAACGTCTGGCCGGAACGCTCGGTCGCGATCAACACCGCGCTGGAGGGCGGCGACTACGACGAGGCCCGCGCACTGATCGCCGAGATGCAGGTCTTCGAGGACATCCGCGCCGAGGAACAGGGCGGCGCCAACGTGCCCGGCGTCAAGGCCGCGCTGCAATTGATGGGTGAGGACTGCGGCGCCGCCCGCCCGCCCGCCGCATGGCCGCTGAGCGACGGCCAGATGCGCCGCCTCACCGCCTTCATGACAGAGGCCGGACTGATTTCCTAA
- a CDS encoding ribonuclease activity regulator RraA, whose product MTDVKPETIEKLRDVSVATLATALFKRGLRGQVIQDVRPVKPKGRNMVGPAFTLRYIPAREDRNQLSEFRKPDHPQRHAIETCPKGHVLVMDSRRDASMASAGDILITRLMMRGAEGIVTDGGFRDAMNVGELDMPAYHNRPSSPTNLTNNEAIAINDPIGCGDAPVFPGDILVGDDDSVIVIPAHLADEIADEAVEMTAYEDFAIEQVRGGETIIGLYPATKEENLDRFKAWRQKNGR is encoded by the coding sequence ATGACCGACGTCAAACCCGAGACCATCGAGAAACTGCGCGACGTCTCTGTCGCCACCCTCGCCACCGCGCTCTTCAAGCGGGGCCTGCGCGGTCAGGTGATCCAGGACGTGCGCCCGGTGAAGCCAAAGGGCCGCAACATGGTCGGCCCCGCCTTCACCCTGCGCTACATCCCGGCCCGCGAGGACCGCAACCAGCTGTCGGAATTCCGCAAGCCCGACCACCCGCAGCGCCATGCCATCGAGACCTGCCCCAAGGGCCACGTTCTGGTGATGGACAGCCGCCGCGATGCCTCGATGGCCAGCGCGGGCGACATCCTGATCACCCGCCTGATGATGCGTGGCGCCGAGGGCATCGTCACCGACGGCGGCTTTCGCGACGCGATGAACGTGGGAGAGCTGGATATGCCCGCCTATCACAACCGGCCCTCCTCGCCCACGAACCTGACCAACAACGAGGCCATCGCGATCAACGATCCCATCGGCTGCGGCGATGCGCCGGTCTTTCCGGGCGACATCCTCGTGGGTGACGACGACAGCGTGATCGTCATTCCGGCCCATCTCGCGGATGAGATCGCGGATGAGGCCGTCGAGATGACCGCCTACGAGGATTTCGCCATCGAGCAGGTCAGGGGCGGCGAGACGATCATCGGCCTCTACCCCGCCACGAAGGAAGAGAACCTCGACCGCTTCAAGGCATGGCGGCAGAAGAACGGACGCTAG
- a CDS encoding UxaA family hydrolase: MTSPVIRLDPADTVFVAREEIAKGTRIESEGLTAFARDETVGRALLDRIGWWLDYIGGRDVQMQCVVGPGNQDGGLANIVEKAVGGAKKGGSTGIEAVYRYAEKVSQSGLVLMDTPGYDPVAATGQIAGGANLIYFTTGRGNCFGSYPAPTVKLASNTPMYNRMDGDMDINCGPVIDGTATLDQIGDAIFRTILDVALGQRKKSEALGVGAEEFEPWPIGVTG; encoded by the coding sequence ATGACCTCTCCGGTGATCCGGCTGGACCCCGCCGACACAGTGTTCGTCGCGCGAGAGGAGATTGCCAAGGGAACGCGGATCGAAAGCGAGGGCCTGACCGCCTTCGCCCGCGATGAGACCGTGGGACGCGCCCTGCTCGACCGCATCGGCTGGTGGCTGGACTACATCGGCGGGCGCGACGTGCAAATGCAGTGCGTCGTCGGCCCCGGCAATCAGGACGGCGGCCTTGCGAACATCGTCGAAAAGGCGGTTGGCGGCGCGAAGAAAGGCGGCTCGACCGGCATCGAAGCGGTTTATCGCTATGCCGAAAAAGTCTCGCAAAGCGGTCTGGTGCTCATGGATACGCCGGGATACGATCCGGTCGCCGCCACCGGGCAGATCGCCGGTGGGGCCAACCTGATCTATTTCACCACCGGGCGCGGAAACTGCTTCGGCTCTTACCCCGCTCCGACGGTCAAGCTGGCCTCGAATACGCCGATGTACAACCGGATGGACGGCGACATGGACATCAATTGCGGCCCCGTGATCGATGGCACCGCCACGCTGGACCAGATTGGGGACGCGATCTTTCGTACCATCCTCGACGTGGCATTAGGCCAGCGGAAAAAGAGCGAGGCTCTGGGCGTCGGTGCCGAGGAATTCGAGCCATGGCCCATCGGCGTGACCGGTTAG
- the purC gene encoding phosphoribosylaminoimidazolesuccinocarboxamide synthase, whose translation MARRKKIYEGKAKILYEGPEPGTIVQYFKDDATAFNAQKKDVIEGKGVLNNRLSEFFMTGLTNIGVPTHFIKRLNMREQLVRACEIIPLEIIVRNFAAGSMSKRLGIEEGTPLPRPIVEYCYKDDKLGDPLVTEEHIAAFGWASQQDMDDIVALALRVNDYMSGLMYGVGIKLVDFKIEVGRVYEGDFQRLVVADEISPDSCRLWDLESGQKLDKDVFRHDLGNLADAYTEVAKRLGVMPKQATHMAKPKLIN comes from the coding sequence ATGGCACGGCGTAAGAAAATCTACGAAGGCAAGGCTAAAATCCTGTACGAAGGCCCCGAGCCGGGCACCATCGTGCAGTATTTCAAGGACGACGCCACCGCCTTCAATGCGCAGAAGAAGGACGTGATCGAGGGCAAGGGCGTGCTGAACAACCGCCTGTCCGAGTTCTTCATGACCGGGTTGACCAATATCGGGGTGCCCACGCACTTCATCAAGCGGCTGAACATGCGCGAGCAGCTGGTGCGCGCCTGCGAGATCATCCCGCTGGAGATCATCGTGCGCAACTTCGCCGCCGGGTCGATGTCCAAGCGCCTTGGTATCGAAGAGGGCACGCCGCTGCCGCGCCCGATCGTCGAATACTGCTACAAGGACGACAAGCTGGGCGATCCGCTGGTGACAGAGGAACATATCGCCGCCTTCGGCTGGGCCTCGCAGCAGGACATGGACGACATCGTGGCGCTGGCGCTGCGGGTCAACGATTACATGTCGGGCCTGATGTATGGCGTCGGCATCAAGCTGGTCGATTTCAAGATCGAGGTCGGGCGCGTCTACGAGGGCGATTTCCAGCGGCTTGTGGTCGCTGACGAGATCAGCCCGGACAGCTGCCGCCTGTGGGATCTCGAGTCCGGTCAGAAGCTGGACAAGGACGTCTTCCGCCATGACCTCGGCAACCTCGCGGATGCCTATACGGAAGTCGCCAAGCGCCTTGGCGTGATGCCCAAGCAGGCCACCCACATGGCCAAGCCCAAGCTGATCAACTGA
- a CDS encoding DUF1476 domain-containing protein, with product MTTFDDRENAFENKYAHDEEMKFRAEARRNKLLGLWAAEMLGKTGDAANAYAVEVVKSDFEEAGHEDVVRKVSGDLGDLATTDEIRGKMDELLLVAKDQLMKES from the coding sequence ATGACCACCTTCGACGACCGCGAAAACGCGTTCGAAAACAAGTACGCCCATGACGAGGAAATGAAGTTCCGCGCCGAGGCGCGCCGGAACAAGCTGCTCGGGCTCTGGGCGGCCGAGATGCTGGGCAAGACCGGCGATGCGGCCAATGCCTATGCCGTCGAAGTCGTGAAGTCCGACTTCGAGGAAGCGGGCCACGAGGACGTGGTGCGCAAGGTCTCGGGCGATCTGGGCGATCTGGCCACCACGGACGAGATCCGCGGCAAGATGGACGAGTTGCTGCTGGTCGCCAAGGACCAACTGATGAAGGAAAGCTGA